A section of the Spirosoma pollinicola genome encodes:
- a CDS encoding glycoside hydrolase family 43 protein, translated as MKHYLFILLAIVIACKSSDKPTPAPTPPVTTVDTVGKFQNPLLTAAPDPWVTYKDGFYYVMHTTGNNLRIYKTSAMSRLNSARPVTVWTPPATGPNSRDIWAPELHFVNSKWYIYYAADNNGNDATHRMFVLENESADPTQGTWVDRGQLGLPENKWAIDGTLLQQNGQLYFAWSGWETDLGGSQYIYICQLTNPYTVSSTTRVKVSSPDYAWEKNGFGVNEGPEFLVHNNKVFLIYSASFCGTDLYALGQLTTDASADLLNPASWTKSATPVFGPNAGNGTFGIGHNSFFTTPDGKENWLVYHANAASGQGCGDNRSIRMQPFTWKADGSPDFGIPAPITQWIKRPSGE; from the coding sequence ATGAAGCATTACCTCTTTATACTCCTGGCGATTGTTATAGCCTGCAAATCGTCGGACAAACCAACCCCCGCCCCTACGCCCCCCGTCACGACGGTAGACACGGTTGGAAAATTTCAAAACCCATTGCTGACAGCCGCCCCCGACCCCTGGGTGACGTATAAAGATGGATTTTACTACGTGATGCACACTACGGGAAATAACCTGCGCATCTACAAAACATCAGCCATGAGCCGCCTGAATTCAGCTCGGCCTGTAACGGTCTGGACACCGCCCGCAACAGGGCCGAACTCCCGCGACATCTGGGCACCCGAACTCCACTTTGTTAACAGCAAGTGGTACATCTACTACGCAGCCGACAACAACGGGAACGATGCTACCCACCGCATGTTCGTCCTCGAAAACGAATCGGCCGACCCAACGCAGGGCACATGGGTCGACCGGGGCCAGCTTGGCCTACCCGAAAACAAATGGGCCATTGACGGCACATTACTTCAGCAGAATGGACAGTTGTATTTTGCCTGGTCGGGATGGGAAACGGATCTGGGCGGGTCGCAGTACATCTACATTTGTCAACTAACAAACCCCTATACAGTTAGCAGCACAACCCGTGTTAAGGTATCCTCGCCCGATTATGCCTGGGAGAAAAACGGCTTTGGGGTTAATGAAGGCCCGGAGTTTCTGGTGCATAACAACAAAGTCTTTCTGATCTATTCGGCCAGTTTCTGCGGCACCGACTTGTATGCGCTAGGTCAACTCACTACCGATGCCAGCGCGGATCTGCTTAACCCGGCATCCTGGACGAAATCAGCCACGCCCGTTTTTGGCCCTAATGCCGGAAACGGTACATTTGGCATTGGGCACAACAGCTTTTTCACCACCCCCGACGGTAAAGAAAACTGGCTCGTCTACCACGCCAATGCCGCGTCGGGACAGGGTTGTGGCGATAATCGCTCCATCCGCATGCAGCCTTTTACGTGGAAAGCCGACGGCTCTCCCGATTTTGGGATTCCAGCACCAATAACGCAGTGGATTAAGCGGCCAAGTGGCGAGTAA
- a CDS encoding DUF5690 family protein, which translates to MKSPAFLRNPTAFMLFGATAAFCTYACMYAFRKGITAVTFEGMAFAGISYKIWLVTAQVFGYAVSKGIGVKVVSEMSPGRRAVSLLFFVGFALLALLGFALVPAPYNIIFLFLNGLPLGMVYGTMIGFLEGRKQTDGLVAGLTASFIFASGFVKTVALTIRADWGVSEFWLPFVTGMLFVVPMLISVYALTLLPPPTAEDRALRTERKPMDGAERRAFVRNFRPGLVLLIASYVFLSAFRDFRDNFGPEILKDAGVENPGIFAKTETLVALGILVVMALLQRVTQNFRAFALLNGLMLAGGALVGLSTYAYSTGALSAGNWFLLTGLGLYMAYVPCNGLYFERLIASFQYVSTVGFMVTLADWYGYLGSVGVLLYKNFGHANISYREFFMDGAYILSVVYGVLVIGSFIYFQRRYTAEVAVHVAERVA; encoded by the coding sequence GTGAAATCTCCCGCTTTTCTACGTAATCCAACGGCGTTCATGCTCTTTGGGGCCACAGCCGCCTTTTGCACCTACGCCTGCATGTATGCCTTTCGCAAAGGTATCACGGCGGTAACCTTCGAGGGGATGGCGTTCGCCGGGATTAGCTACAAAATATGGCTCGTGACGGCTCAGGTGTTCGGCTATGCCGTGTCGAAAGGGATTGGCGTGAAAGTTGTTTCGGAAATGTCGCCGGGACGACGGGCCGTAAGTTTGCTGTTTTTTGTTGGCTTTGCCCTGCTGGCACTGCTTGGTTTTGCGCTGGTTCCGGCACCTTATAATATTATCTTTCTGTTTCTGAATGGCCTGCCATTGGGCATGGTCTACGGCACGATGATTGGCTTTTTGGAAGGACGTAAGCAAACCGATGGGCTGGTCGCTGGCCTGACCGCTTCCTTTATTTTTGCCTCGGGTTTTGTGAAAACGGTAGCGCTGACCATTCGGGCCGATTGGGGCGTATCGGAATTCTGGCTTCCGTTTGTGACAGGTATGCTGTTTGTCGTACCAATGTTAATTTCGGTGTATGCCTTAACGCTTTTGCCGCCCCCCACCGCTGAAGACCGCGCCCTGCGTACCGAGCGCAAACCTATGGATGGTGCTGAACGTCGGGCGTTTGTGCGCAACTTCCGACCGGGTCTTGTTCTGCTCATTGCATCGTACGTATTTCTATCTGCCTTCCGGGATTTTCGCGATAACTTCGGCCCCGAAATCCTGAAAGATGCGGGCGTTGAAAACCCCGGGATTTTCGCCAAAACCGAAACGCTGGTTGCGCTTGGTATTCTGGTTGTGATGGCGTTGCTTCAGCGGGTCACCCAGAACTTTCGGGCGTTTGCCTTACTCAACGGGCTCATGCTGGCGGGTGGGGCGCTGGTCGGTCTGAGCACCTATGCGTACTCGACAGGCGCACTATCCGCAGGCAACTGGTTTCTATTGACAGGTCTGGGTCTATATATGGCCTATGTACCCTGCAATGGACTCTATTTCGAGCGGCTGATTGCCTCTTTCCAATACGTAAGCACCGTTGGGTTCATGGTCACGCTGGCTGACTGGTATGGCTATCTGGGTAGCGTTGGGGTGTTGCTGTACAAGAATTTTGGCCATGCAAACATCAGCTACCGGGAGTTCTTCATGGATGGCGCCTATATTTTGTCGGTGGTATATGGCGTGCTGGTGATCGGGTCGTTCATTTATTTCCAGCGGAGATATACGGCTGAAGTTGCCGTTCATGTGGCGGAACGTGTAGCCTAA
- a CDS encoding bifunctional YncE family protein/alkaline phosphatase family protein yields the protein MKYLSVFTLLLVSVYVSAQSVRTPAVLAKAKTYTTVQVPGRTEFCKIDVNGKSVLPSGRYVTPAGQTIRIANDPFGLAISPNGQRAVALHDGILTVFNLADLKATRIPDYAGEIPPALKAGSFLGVAFATDNHTAYLSNGDKGRVLIFDTGKLRTIDSINLDGNGYTDSFTSDLLLNGNELLALDRANFRMVRIDLATKRITASIPTGRQPFGLAISPDRKLAFVANVGLYAYPKVPGVTKTNGDTMALKFPPYAAHTKESAEGVEVEGRRIPGLGSPLADEAMSVWTVDLGTNKVVYKAKTGVQIGEMIEEAEVVGGSSPNSVVVGSRYAYVSNATNDNISILDYKPASRSAKRLVGTISLKVDPKLDRYRGLMPFGMALTKDQKTLYVALLALNAVAVVNVQTRKVTGLIPTGWGPTRVALSPDEKTVYVVSARGHGAGPNGGATFVKPPQGTYIGDIQLGTFQAVPVPDAAQLATYTKQVLANTYETVILTDDGRNPLPVLPKTRQSPIKHIVYITKENRTYDEVLGQLGNANGDSTLARFGEGVTIKTRISTSRGTSGRTTDKAIDSVRVINADVMPNHLRVARQFAFSDNFYCDSDASIHGHHWMLGTIPNEWVEANAASAGRFDMDSKAPGRRFPKASGAIDPEDYNEFGGLWEAFERNKVSLYNFGQVNEFAGNVEEWTTTQFGAAQSVVFPMPKAVYPHTSRDFAGYNTNVPDQYRMEQFEREFTAKWIKGKEKMPQFVTMQIPNDHGAGPRPDFAYPYLHSYMADNDLAVGRVLHFLSRTKYWKDMLVIITEDDPQGGVDHIDAHRSVLLMAGPYVKRGYVSHTHANFGSILKTMYNILGVPYVNQYDQTASLLQDFFTDKPDFKPYNAVLPDVRVFDPKAAMKPYKKVFDWRKIQKGPEMDDRADQRAEHYRQQNGEY from the coding sequence ATGAAGTACCTTTCCGTTTTTACACTTCTTCTGGTATCTGTTTATGTCTCGGCTCAATCCGTCCGAACCCCTGCGGTACTCGCCAAGGCAAAAACATACACAACGGTACAGGTGCCGGGAAGGACTGAGTTTTGCAAAATAGACGTTAACGGAAAGTCTGTGCTGCCAAGTGGCCGATACGTAACACCGGCAGGTCAAACGATTCGGATTGCCAATGACCCCTTTGGACTGGCGATCTCGCCCAATGGACAACGAGCAGTTGCCCTGCACGATGGCATACTAACGGTCTTTAATTTAGCTGACTTAAAGGCTACCCGCATTCCTGATTATGCCGGTGAAATTCCGCCTGCGTTGAAAGCCGGTTCGTTTCTGGGTGTGGCATTCGCCACTGATAATCACACCGCTTACCTGAGCAATGGCGACAAAGGACGGGTACTTATTTTCGATACGGGAAAACTTCGAACCATCGACAGCATTAACCTCGATGGCAATGGCTACACCGACAGCTTTACGTCGGACTTATTGCTGAACGGCAACGAACTCCTTGCGCTCGATCGAGCCAATTTTCGGATGGTACGCATCGACCTGGCGACAAAGCGCATCACGGCTTCGATTCCTACCGGCCGTCAGCCTTTCGGCCTCGCCATCAGCCCCGACCGCAAACTGGCTTTTGTGGCCAATGTCGGTTTGTATGCCTACCCTAAGGTGCCGGGCGTAACCAAAACCAACGGCGATACAATGGCACTAAAATTTCCACCTTATGCCGCGCATACCAAAGAGTCTGCCGAAGGGGTTGAGGTGGAAGGGCGACGGATTCCGGGACTGGGCAGCCCGTTGGCCGACGAAGCCATGAGCGTCTGGACGGTGGATTTAGGGACAAACAAAGTTGTTTACAAGGCCAAGACGGGGGTGCAAATCGGCGAAATGATCGAAGAAGCCGAAGTGGTGGGTGGTTCATCGCCCAACTCGGTAGTTGTGGGAAGCCGGTACGCTTATGTGTCGAATGCCACAAACGACAACATTTCCATTCTGGATTATAAACCCGCCAGCCGGTCGGCCAAACGACTGGTGGGCACTATTTCGCTCAAAGTTGACCCGAAACTGGACCGCTACCGGGGCCTGATGCCTTTTGGAATGGCGCTTACCAAAGATCAGAAAACGCTGTATGTTGCCTTGCTGGCGCTCAATGCGGTGGCTGTTGTAAATGTTCAAACACGTAAAGTTACCGGACTCATTCCAACAGGCTGGGGGCCGACTCGTGTGGCATTGTCGCCCGATGAAAAGACCGTTTACGTTGTATCAGCGCGGGGACACGGGGCGGGACCAAACGGGGGAGCTACGTTCGTAAAACCACCGCAGGGAACGTATATCGGAGATATTCAGCTTGGCACGTTTCAGGCTGTTCCCGTCCCGGATGCGGCTCAGTTGGCAACCTACACAAAGCAGGTTTTGGCGAACACCTACGAAACCGTTATCCTCACCGACGATGGTCGGAACCCACTGCCGGTATTGCCCAAAACCCGCCAATCACCCATAAAACACATTGTCTACATTACCAAAGAAAACCGGACCTACGATGAAGTACTGGGTCAACTCGGGAATGCCAATGGCGATTCGACACTAGCGCGGTTTGGCGAGGGAGTGACCATTAAAACCCGGATTTCGACCAGTCGTGGGACCAGTGGCCGAACAACGGATAAGGCGATAGATAGCGTGCGCGTTATTAATGCCGACGTTATGCCCAACCACTTACGGGTGGCCCGGCAGTTCGCTTTTTCCGATAATTTCTACTGCGATTCTGACGCTAGTATTCACGGTCACCACTGGATGCTGGGCACGATTCCCAATGAGTGGGTTGAGGCCAATGCAGCCTCGGCGGGCCGCTTCGATATGGATTCAAAAGCACCGGGGCGTCGGTTTCCCAAGGCGTCGGGCGCCATTGACCCCGAAGATTATAATGAATTTGGCGGGCTCTGGGAAGCCTTCGAGCGGAACAAGGTTTCGCTCTACAATTTCGGGCAGGTCAATGAGTTTGCCGGGAATGTAGAAGAGTGGACAACGACTCAGTTTGGGGCGGCCCAATCGGTGGTATTTCCCATGCCGAAAGCTGTGTATCCGCACACCTCCCGCGACTTCGCGGGTTACAATACCAATGTGCCCGACCAGTACCGGATGGAGCAGTTTGAGCGGGAATTTACCGCCAAATGGATAAAGGGAAAAGAGAAAATGCCGCAATTTGTGACGATGCAGATTCCCAACGACCACGGTGCTGGTCCTCGTCCGGATTTCGCTTATCCGTATCTGCACTCGTACATGGCCGATAACGATCTGGCGGTTGGCCGGGTACTGCATTTTCTGTCGCGTACCAAATACTGGAAAGACATGCTCGTCATTATTACCGAAGATGACCCGCAGGGGGGCGTCGACCACATCGATGCGCACCGATCGGTATTGCTGATGGCCGGGCCGTATGTCAAGCGTGGTTATGTGTCGCATACCCACGCCAACTTCGGTTCTATCCTGAAAACGATGTACAACATCCTCGGTGTTCCGTACGTCAACCAGTACGACCAGACGGCCTCTCTTTTACAGGATTTCTTTACTGATAAACCCGATTTCAAACCCTACAATGCGGTACTTCCCGATGTTCGGGTATTTGATCCGAAAGCGGCTATGAAACCCTACAAAAAAGTCTTCGACTGGCGGAAAATTCAGAAAGGCCCCGAAATGGACGACCGCGCCGACCAACGTGCCGAACATTACCGCCAGCAGAATGGCGAGTATTAA
- a CDS encoding HD domain-containing protein encodes MQAIANLFAQGGDDAYFGEPITQLEHALQCAQLAEEAGADDDTIVAAFLHDIGHLMPPDMVVGGSTMGYMDGYGTVDHERLAADYLRERGFSEKVAQLIENHVNAKRYLVFKNPAYFARLSEASLKTLEFQGGPMTAAEALSFETNPYFKGILLMRTWDEQAKIPGLPTPDINYYMSIVERTANRVD; translated from the coding sequence ATGCAAGCTATTGCCAATCTCTTTGCTCAGGGCGGTGACGACGCCTATTTCGGTGAGCCGATTACACAACTCGAACACGCCCTCCAATGCGCCCAACTAGCCGAAGAAGCGGGTGCCGATGACGACACCATCGTGGCCGCTTTCCTGCATGACATTGGCCACCTGATGCCGCCCGATATGGTAGTTGGCGGCTCCACAATGGGCTATATGGATGGCTACGGTACCGTCGACCACGAACGCCTGGCGGCCGATTACCTACGGGAGCGGGGGTTCTCGGAGAAGGTAGCACAATTGATTGAAAATCACGTGAATGCCAAGCGGTATCTGGTCTTTAAGAACCCTGCTTATTTCGCCCGATTGTCGGAAGCGAGCTTAAAAACGCTGGAATTTCAGGGTGGGCCGATGACAGCGGCAGAGGCATTATCATTTGAAACGAATCCCTATTTCAAGGGTATTTTGTTAATGCGGACCTGGGATGAACAGGCAAAAATCCCCGGCTTGCCAACGCCGGATATAAATTATTACATGTCCATCGTCGAACGCACTGCCAATCGGGTTGATTAG